The following proteins are encoded in a genomic region of Leptospira langatensis:
- a CDS encoding VOC family protein, with amino-acid sequence MTKSNLLEMHNVGIVVESLDTAISFFKEIGLTLEGRMMVEGEWAGRVTGLGNQSVEVAMMVTPDGHSRLELSRFLSPQTVADHRTAPVNSLGYLRIMLRVDNLDELLSRLMRQGAQLVGEVVQYENIYRLCYIRGVEGLLIGLAEQISN; translated from the coding sequence ATGACAAAGAGTAATTTGCTGGAAATGCACAATGTAGGTATCGTTGTTGAGTCCCTCGATACTGCAATTTCATTCTTCAAAGAGATAGGGCTGACGCTAGAAGGGAGAATGATGGTCGAAGGGGAATGGGCCGGGCGAGTAACAGGATTGGGAAATCAATCCGTTGAGGTCGCAATGATGGTTACTCCGGATGGGCATAGCCGACTCGAACTCTCTCGGTTCCTTTCGCCTCAAACTGTGGCAGATCACAGGACAGCTCCTGTGAACTCCCTCGGATACCTTCGCATTATGCTCCGGGTCGACAATCTTGACGAATTGCTTTCCAGGCTCATGAGGCAAGGCGCTCAACTCGTGGGAGAAGTCGTTCAGTATGAGAACATATATCGGCTTTGCTATATCCGCGGAGTGGAAGGGCTTCTTATTGGACTCGCGGAACAAATCTCTAATTAA
- a CDS encoding dihydrofolate reductase family protein has protein sequence MRKLIMWNVVTLDGYFEGEKNWDLSFHELIWGNELEELSLTQLRSADMLVFGANTYKGMADYWTKAEGGDEGEVAKFMNGLPKIACSSSLKTADWKNTTIVKDAVAEIPKLKQQGNGDMFVFGSGNLSESLLKAGLFDEIRLCIAPALLGKGKLLFNSGIPYKKLKLLEARPLATGGTIVRYVPE, from the coding sequence ATGAGAAAATTAATAATGTGGAATGTAGTTACCTTGGACGGGTACTTTGAAGGCGAGAAAAATTGGGACCTGAGCTTTCATGAACTCATTTGGGGGAATGAGCTGGAGGAATTGAGCCTCACTCAATTAAGGTCGGCCGATATGCTTGTCTTTGGTGCAAACACCTACAAAGGGATGGCGGACTATTGGACAAAGGCGGAAGGTGGGGACGAAGGAGAGGTTGCCAAATTCATGAATGGGCTTCCAAAGATCGCATGTTCATCTTCTCTTAAAACGGCGGACTGGAAAAACACTACGATCGTAAAAGATGCTGTGGCTGAAATTCCCAAATTGAAACAGCAAGGCAACGGAGATATGTTTGTGTTCGGTAGTGGTAACCTTTCCGAATCTTTACTGAAAGCTGGACTGTTTGATGAGATCCGCTTATGCATTGCCCCCGCACTTTTAGGGAAGGGCAAGCTCCTATTTAACTCGGGTATTCCTTATAAGAAACTCAAACTGCTGGAAGCTCGTCCTCTTGCTACTGGCGGCACAATCGTTCGATACGTTCCAGAGTAA
- a CDS encoding SRPBCC domain-containing protein: MNADPKLKIELKGETEVVFTRYFDAPRKLVFDCHTKPELMRRWLGSEGMVLEICEVDLKVGGKYLFVYAAAEGKKFGVYGSFRKVVVPEIVANTENYAMDMTTFDPNAPEDPNAFVETRTFTAQGNGTLMTHVCQFASAEARKEILESGMVEGWEENYQGLEKLLSTLA; this comes from the coding sequence ATGAACGCTGACCCAAAACTGAAGATCGAATTAAAAGGTGAAACCGAAGTCGTATTCACGCGTTATTTTGACGCTCCGCGTAAATTAGTATTCGACTGCCACACCAAACCGGAACTGATGCGTCGATGGTTAGGCTCAGAAGGTATGGTGCTGGAAATTTGCGAGGTTGACCTTAAAGTGGGAGGCAAATACCTATTTGTCTATGCCGCTGCAGAAGGAAAGAAATTCGGCGTCTATGGAAGTTTTCGGAAAGTGGTTGTACCGGAAATCGTAGCCAATACCGAAAATTACGCGATGGACATGACTACCTTTGATCCAAATGCTCCGGAAGATCCGAACGCATTTGTGGAGACACGGACCTTCACTGCGCAAGGAAACGGGACATTGATGACCCATGTCTGCCAGTTTGCATCGGCCGAAGCGCGCAAAGAGATACTCGAAAGCGGCATGGTAGAAGGATGGGAAGAAAACTACCAGGGACTCGAGAAACTTCTTTCCACACTCGCGTAG
- a CDS encoding dihydrofolate reductase family protein, protein MRKVIFAINMSADGYCSHTDMVAADDELHKYFADLLRNGDVLLYGRVTYELMVPFWPDVARDQSESEITNEFALVFDSMEKILFSKTWKKVEDPHTRLAKESLADEVISLKKKPGKDILVGSLSLASQLSELHLIDEYRFVIHPVISGNGPKLFDAVKLNERLRLDLLGSETFESGAVALRYRKSV, encoded by the coding sequence ATGAGGAAAGTTATTTTTGCGATCAATATGAGTGCGGATGGATATTGCAGTCACACGGACATGGTAGCGGCCGATGATGAGTTACATAAGTATTTTGCAGATCTATTGCGTAATGGGGATGTCTTATTGTATGGAAGGGTTACTTACGAATTGATGGTCCCTTTTTGGCCCGATGTCGCGAGAGATCAGTCGGAGTCAGAGATCACGAATGAATTTGCCTTAGTGTTCGATTCAATGGAGAAGATTTTATTCTCTAAAACATGGAAAAAGGTAGAGGACCCACATACTAGACTTGCGAAAGAGAGCCTTGCGGACGAAGTTATTTCTCTAAAGAAGAAGCCGGGAAAGGATATCTTGGTCGGCAGTTTGAGTCTTGCTTCGCAGCTTTCAGAACTTCATTTGATCGATGAGTATCGTTTCGTGATTCATCCGGTAATTTCGGGGAATGGTCCTAAGTTATTCGATGCCGTGAAGTTAAACGAAAGGCTTCGGCTAGACCTTCTTGGTTCGGAAACTTTCGAGTCCGGCGCCGTTGCCCTTCGTTACAGAAAAAGTGTGTGA
- a CDS encoding methyltransferase family protein: protein MGNILTRILHFIFALIAYMLFVLSMITFVLRLLDATQFMEAITYEFQIGLAGSICMNIALLALFGVPHSIMARSSFKKYSQQIMPMQIERSLYVLVAGISLIALSCLWQPIHFEIWNIKTNFGMYATYSIFLIGLLLAVASTFMIDHFDLFGLKQPWNSLIGSGSQPIEFVTPSLYKVVRHPMMLGILLMLWSTPLMNAGHLLLSLGMTLYIVIGTWFEERDLVRNFGEKYLQYKRTVPMLLPSLKQKERTAKDPIGGKI, encoded by the coding sequence ATGGGAAATATACTTACGAGGATACTTCATTTTATCTTCGCCCTCATCGCTTACATGCTTTTTGTGTTAAGCATGATCACATTCGTATTACGCTTACTCGATGCCACTCAATTCATGGAAGCTATTACGTATGAATTCCAAATTGGACTAGCAGGATCGATCTGCATGAATATTGCTCTGCTAGCGCTCTTCGGGGTCCCGCATAGCATTATGGCAAGGAGTAGCTTCAAGAAATACTCCCAGCAGATAATGCCTATGCAGATCGAGAGAAGTCTCTACGTTTTAGTGGCCGGTATTTCCTTGATCGCTCTCTCCTGCCTTTGGCAACCAATCCATTTTGAGATCTGGAATATTAAGACGAACTTCGGAATGTATGCAACCTATTCTATTTTCCTAATAGGCCTTCTCTTGGCAGTTGCTTCTACCTTTATGATAGACCATTTTGATCTCTTTGGATTAAAGCAACCCTGGAATTCCCTTATCGGAAGCGGATCACAGCCAATAGAATTCGTTACTCCATCGCTGTATAAGGTGGTGCGTCATCCGATGATGCTTGGGATCCTTTTGATGCTCTGGAGCACACCGCTTATGAATGCAGGTCACCTTCTTCTTTCCTTGGGAATGACTCTTTATATTGTCATCGGGACCTGGTTCGAGGAAAGGGATTTGGTCCGTAATTTCGGCGAAAAGTATCTTCAATATAAACGCACCGTTCCTATGCTTTTGCCTTCTCTTAAGCAAAAGGAAAGGACTGCAAAAGATCCAATCGGAGGAAAAATATGA
- a CDS encoding MarR family winged helix-turn-helix transcriptional regulator, whose product MKQDRLLVLITVLRDQILDELKKDYSRFGLTNITPAMGAVLCALKSERPQSMKEIAKQILRDQSSVTPLVQKLVDLDLVIQERSSLDARESQVRLTAIGKNTRLKIIRAGRKMNARLYRGMSTGDRKSLISLLAQLKK is encoded by the coding sequence ATGAAACAAGATAGACTGTTAGTCCTGATTACCGTATTGCGAGATCAAATTCTGGACGAATTGAAGAAAGATTACTCCCGCTTCGGCCTTACGAATATAACTCCTGCTATGGGGGCAGTTCTCTGCGCTCTTAAGAGCGAGCGTCCCCAATCAATGAAAGAAATAGCGAAACAAATTTTAAGAGACCAGTCTAGCGTTACTCCTTTGGTGCAGAAGCTGGTGGATCTGGATCTCGTAATCCAAGAGCGCTCCTCCCTGGATGCAAGAGAGAGCCAGGTCCGATTGACAGCGATCGGGAAGAATACACGTTTGAAGATCATCCGAGCAGGAAGAAAAATGAATGCTCGTTTGTATCGAGGCATGTCAACCGGCGATCGAAAGAGCCTCATCTCCTTGTTGGCCCAGTTAAAAAAGTAG
- a CDS encoding TetR/AcrR family transcriptional regulator, which translates to MGLRETKKQRTRKHISDLARDLFIERGYANVTVAEIAEKAEVAVTTLFNYFPTKESIIFDREDDIDSEIIDCIRNRKKGQSILDSLHEYFLASNLINPPNKKVFSEFIKLLRSSPELSTYFRGIWGKYESTLAKEIRNDSGTNKIESECMAKLILEGVSFACNSASPRDALNLTFKVLKNGWNK; encoded by the coding sequence ATGGGATTGAGAGAAACCAAGAAGCAAAGGACTCGAAAACATATCTCGGATCTGGCGAGGGATCTCTTTATAGAAAGGGGATATGCAAATGTTACTGTTGCTGAGATCGCCGAAAAAGCGGAAGTTGCAGTTACCACTCTGTTTAATTATTTCCCGACCAAAGAATCGATTATCTTCGATAGAGAGGATGACATCGATTCCGAGATCATAGATTGCATTCGTAATAGAAAGAAAGGCCAATCTATTCTAGATTCCTTACATGAATATTTTCTGGCTAGTAATCTGATCAATCCGCCGAATAAAAAGGTCTTTTCCGAATTTATAAAACTTTTGAGGTCCTCACCGGAGCTTTCGACTTATTTCCGTGGGATATGGGGGAAGTATGAGAGCACTCTGGCCAAAGAGATCAGGAATGATTCCGGTACGAATAAAATAGAATCCGAATGTATGGCAAAGCTAATTCTGGAAGGTGTGAGCTTTGCCTGTAACTCAGCATCTCCTAGGGATGCATTGAATCTCACGTTTAAAGTCTTAAAGAATGGATGGAATAAATGA
- a CDS encoding FAD-dependent monooxygenase — MNDNQSNYDVIISGAGPVGLFLACELALAKCSVLVLEKAEDPNAPTKQLPFGIRGLSAPTIEALYRRGLLNELEIHKRLKNPHQTPIQQGARRQVGHFAGIPFHEGNIDHSQWENRLPSSTDTSLISEMQEMETILTRRAVALGVEIKRGLALTSFQQNEEGVVVHSGEQSFSCGWLVGCDGARSVVRKEGGFEFAGTEPEFTGYSTKVEIADPEKLGSGRILTPKGMYLQSQPGFVVIQDFDGGEFHSSGMHLTLEHLQEVLRRISSTDVTLTALHFGTTWTDRARQATNYRNGRVFLAGDAAHIHSPLGGQGLNLGLGDAMNLGWKLAATIHKKAPESLLYSYHIERYPLGEQVLDWSRAQVEIMKPNPGARALNSIVRDLLDTRDGATYIAGRVWGIHTHYDLGEGHPLIGYSVPNFEFEDGTKLGEVMLHGKGILLDFDANTSLQAIANKYTNSIEYVSGNVKDRLGISAALVRPDGIIAWASEKDPDPSQFQEALALWFVRNSE, encoded by the coding sequence ATGAATGATAATCAATCTAACTACGATGTAATTATTTCAGGAGCAGGGCCTGTTGGTCTATTCCTGGCTTGCGAGCTTGCTTTAGCTAAATGCTCGGTCTTGGTACTGGAAAAAGCGGAGGATCCGAATGCACCAACGAAGCAACTTCCTTTCGGAATACGAGGCCTCTCTGCACCTACGATCGAAGCATTGTATCGACGTGGGTTATTAAACGAACTCGAAATTCATAAGCGTCTTAAAAATCCCCATCAAACCCCGATACAACAAGGAGCTCGTAGGCAAGTCGGCCATTTTGCAGGGATTCCTTTTCACGAAGGAAATATTGATCACTCACAGTGGGAGAATCGTCTACCAAGTTCCACCGACACAAGTTTGATTTCAGAAATGCAGGAGATGGAAACTATACTAACTCGAAGAGCGGTGGCATTGGGAGTAGAGATCAAGCGTGGGCTTGCGTTGACTTCTTTTCAACAAAACGAAGAAGGGGTGGTCGTGCATTCAGGTGAACAATCCTTTTCCTGCGGATGGCTTGTTGGTTGCGATGGGGCCCGTAGTGTAGTTCGAAAGGAAGGAGGTTTCGAATTTGCAGGAACGGAGCCTGAATTTACCGGTTATTCCACCAAGGTTGAGATCGCGGATCCGGAGAAGCTCGGCTCGGGGCGTATTCTTACACCGAAGGGGATGTATTTGCAATCCCAACCTGGCTTTGTAGTCATACAGGATTTCGATGGAGGAGAATTCCATTCTTCCGGAATGCACCTTACACTGGAACATTTACAGGAGGTCCTGCGTCGGATCTCAAGCACAGACGTTACTCTCACTGCATTGCATTTTGGGACTACTTGGACCGATCGAGCAAGACAGGCAACAAACTATCGCAACGGCAGGGTCTTTTTGGCCGGAGATGCGGCTCATATTCATTCTCCCTTGGGAGGCCAGGGACTGAATCTGGGGCTCGGCGATGCAATGAACTTAGGATGGAAACTGGCTGCTACCATTCACAAAAAAGCACCGGAAAGTCTATTATATAGTTATCATATAGAGCGGTATCCTTTGGGTGAGCAAGTTCTGGATTGGTCACGCGCCCAGGTTGAGATCATGAAACCGAATCCGGGAGCCCGCGCTCTCAATTCGATTGTTCGCGATCTTCTGGACACTCGCGATGGTGCGACTTATATCGCAGGAAGGGTCTGGGGGATCCATACCCATTACGATCTTGGAGAGGGTCATCCATTGATCGGCTATAGCGTACCTAACTTCGAATTCGAGGATGGCACAAAACTTGGAGAAGTCATGCTACATGGTAAGGGGATCTTGCTTGATTTCGACGCCAATACTTCTCTGCAAGCAATCGCAAATAAATATACCAACTCTATCGAATATGTTTCCGGAAATGTGAAAGATAGATTGGGAATAAGTGCAGCCTTGGTCCGTCCTGATGGGATAATCGCCTGGGCTTCTGAGAAGGATCCGGATCCAAGTCAATTCCAGGAGGCTCTTGCACTTTGGTTTGTTCGCAATTCAGAATGA
- a CDS encoding NHL repeat-containing protein, which yields MDSISLIFNSIFRVAKPFALAGVFSFFLQCGAISKETPCDPSSNDYIKNQFLKFLLNDTSSTCAISLQECGALKQGEAAKIVLGQPDFTTAAYGGAGANQFSPSGIALDHKGGLWISDGNTNRAMHFSPPLRNFQNADIILTGSNVPRGIAVDASGGLWVTNSLGDSVFHYPAGMTSSTTYDIMLGTGTGTTTQNTMNNPFDVKVDSAGGVWVTDYFNSRALHYSPPFTTSMNADIVLGHPDFTTGGGGTSSSKFSTAFGVGVDPTGNVWIADTGNHRVLRFSPPFSNGMAADLVLGQPDFISNTGGTSQTSLYNPNALTFASNGAVWVGESSNTRAVRFSPPFSNGQAADNVIGQPDFVSTNTTAAVSDKEVYGVPSLEMAPCGLWVVDGSNYRVLYFP from the coding sequence ATGGATTCTATCAGTCTGATCTTTAATTCAATCTTTCGAGTAGCAAAGCCTTTTGCTCTTGCCGGTGTTTTTTCCTTCTTCTTACAATGCGGCGCCATTTCGAAAGAGACTCCTTGTGATCCTTCGAGCAACGATTATATAAAGAATCAATTCTTGAAATTCCTATTGAATGATACTAGCTCTACTTGTGCGATCTCTTTGCAAGAATGCGGTGCTTTAAAGCAGGGAGAGGCCGCAAAGATCGTCCTCGGCCAACCTGATTTTACGACTGCCGCTTATGGCGGCGCAGGGGCGAATCAGTTCTCTCCTTCCGGCATTGCCTTAGATCACAAAGGTGGACTTTGGATCTCCGATGGAAATACAAATCGAGCCATGCATTTTTCCCCTCCTCTTCGCAATTTCCAAAACGCAGATATCATACTGACTGGCTCAAATGTACCAAGGGGTATTGCTGTAGATGCGAGCGGAGGTCTTTGGGTGACGAACAGTTTAGGCGATTCTGTTTTTCATTATCCTGCGGGAATGACTTCTTCGACTACATACGATATTATGCTCGGTACTGGAACGGGTACGACCACTCAAAATACAATGAACAATCCGTTTGATGTTAAGGTGGATTCTGCTGGAGGAGTTTGGGTCACTGATTACTTTAATAGCCGAGCTTTGCATTATTCTCCTCCGTTTACTACGAGTATGAATGCGGATATAGTACTTGGACATCCGGATTTTACAACGGGTGGAGGTGGGACTTCATCCTCCAAATTTAGTACCGCTTTCGGCGTGGGTGTGGATCCGACAGGCAATGTTTGGATAGCGGATACTGGCAATCATCGTGTGCTTAGATTTAGTCCTCCATTTTCAAATGGAATGGCTGCAGATCTAGTTCTTGGTCAGCCTGATTTCATTTCGAATACAGGTGGAACGAGTCAAACCTCTTTGTACAATCCGAATGCGTTGACTTTTGCTTCGAACGGTGCAGTTTGGGTAGGAGAAAGTAGCAATACGAGAGCAGTGCGTTTTTCCCCTCCTTTTTCTAACGGTCAAGCGGCAGATAATGTGATCGGCCAACCGGATTTTGTTTCTACCAATACTACTGCAGCGGTTTCCGACAAGGAAGTATATGGAGTTCCTTCTCTTGAAATGGCTCCTTGCGGTTTATGGGTGGTGGATGGTTCGAACTACAGGGTACTGTACTTTCCTTAA
- a CDS encoding fumarylacetoacetate hydrolase family protein: protein MAKNYIRFQDKGKVDWGFYKDGSVTPLGFGEISTQEFLEAIQKDPNIKTEKKVSLDGLSILSPITAPCQIVCQGANYRQHLIESGLNPDDKTYNMFFTKSDASLTSPVGNVIRPKHVKLLDYEIELGLVFGKKIDSDSKVTLENAPQFVAAFFMANDVSARDVQLPQLQWYKGKSYRTFLPAGPMLAVLEPGDFSLLENLELTLLVNDEIRQHDTASNLVFKPAETIVELSKFCNITPGDVLITGTPSGCALRAPGKLIQKIAALLSEKKKWELFVKGQLKRKEYLQPKDRIRSSIRTADRRVDLGDQILTVIEEA, encoded by the coding sequence ATGGCAAAGAACTATATTCGATTTCAGGACAAAGGTAAAGTAGATTGGGGATTTTACAAAGATGGATCTGTGACCCCTTTAGGATTCGGAGAGATCAGCACTCAGGAATTTTTAGAAGCCATTCAAAAAGATCCGAATATAAAAACAGAAAAGAAAGTTTCACTAGACGGGCTTTCCATTCTTTCTCCTATAACTGCACCTTGTCAGATCGTCTGTCAAGGTGCCAATTATAGACAACATCTGATCGAATCCGGATTAAATCCGGACGATAAGACCTACAACATGTTCTTCACAAAATCGGATGCTTCTCTCACTTCTCCCGTCGGGAACGTCATCCGCCCCAAACATGTGAAGCTTCTGGATTATGAGATCGAGCTAGGACTGGTTTTCGGTAAAAAGATCGACTCTGATTCCAAGGTCACTCTCGAAAATGCCCCGCAGTTCGTAGCCGCATTCTTCATGGCAAACGATGTCTCCGCGAGAGATGTTCAGCTTCCTCAATTACAATGGTATAAGGGAAAATCTTATAGAACCTTCCTACCTGCAGGCCCCATGCTCGCCGTCTTAGAACCGGGCGACTTTTCGCTCTTGGAAAATCTGGAACTTACCCTTCTTGTAAATGACGAGATCCGCCAACATGATACCGCTTCCAACTTGGTTTTCAAACCTGCGGAGACCATTGTTGAACTATCAAAATTTTGTAATATAACTCCGGGTGATGTTCTGATCACAGGGACTCCCTCAGGTTGTGCATTAAGGGCTCCGGGAAAATTGATCCAGAAAATAGCTGCTCTCTTATCGGAGAAAAAGAAATGGGAATTGTTCGTAAAAGGTCAATTGAAACGAAAGGAATATCTTCAGCCGAAGGATCGGATCCGATCTTCTATCCGGACCGCTGACAGAAGGGTCGACTTAGGAGACCAAATCCTAACGGTAATCGAAGAGGCCTAA
- a CDS encoding VOC family protein: MRKLDDAIFRSEGRFGDAPSVSLLDPSGLPVDAVFSSSDPSIPVQNPNRIWNRFDHTKRINMPQPSVSGPPEVIRLGHAVFLKQEFLKNAQWYCDTFGLIPSDIQLLPGSKEPVLAFLRCDRGKELTDHHTIVIASGAEDRLEHCAFELKDLDEIAQGREWLLTKGWKPAWGLGRHLLGSQIFDYQRDPTGMLVEHYTDGDKFDHSVPVGFHEISRKSLYQWGQDMPEDFLDSKLNFRTLKELIKGIFAKREIRIRTLMQMKAMASLSPRKWIKY, from the coding sequence TTGCGAAAGTTAGATGATGCGATCTTCCGCTCCGAAGGAAGGTTCGGTGATGCACCTTCCGTATCCCTACTCGATCCTTCCGGACTTCCAGTGGATGCGGTCTTTTCTTCTTCCGATCCGAGCATACCAGTGCAGAATCCAAATCGTATTTGGAACCGATTCGATCATACAAAGCGGATCAATATGCCCCAACCGAGCGTTTCCGGACCCCCGGAAGTGATCCGATTAGGACATGCAGTTTTCTTAAAACAGGAATTCCTGAAGAATGCCCAATGGTATTGCGATACATTCGGGCTCATCCCATCGGATATACAATTGCTTCCCGGATCCAAGGAGCCGGTCCTTGCCTTCTTAAGATGTGATAGAGGGAAAGAATTGACGGATCATCATACGATCGTGATCGCCTCAGGGGCAGAAGATCGCTTAGAGCACTGCGCATTCGAACTGAAGGATCTAGATGAGATCGCGCAAGGGAGAGAATGGTTACTTACTAAAGGCTGGAAACCTGCTTGGGGATTAGGTAGACATTTATTAGGCAGTCAGATTTTCGACTACCAAAGAGATCCCACAGGAATGTTAGTGGAACATTATACCGATGGTGATAAGTTCGATCATTCTGTACCGGTAGGATTCCATGAGATCAGTCGTAAAAGCCTATACCAATGGGGACAGGATATGCCGGAAGATTTTCTGGATTCCAAATTGAATTTCCGTACCTTAAAGGAACTCATCAAGGGCATCTTTGCAAAAAGAGAGATCCGGATCCGAACATTAATGCAAATGAAGGCAATGGCCTCTCTGTCTCCTCGAAAATGGATCAAATACTAA
- a CDS encoding DUF2721 domain-containing protein → MAQLSYNTPGLLFPAISLLMLAFTNRFFGLASLARQLLDKYRETREELLVAQVKNLRFRISLVRYSQSFGILSLISCILSIGSISLQNDLAWSFFGASLLLMILSLVYSLLEIHYSTKALKIEIEDALKENLRK, encoded by the coding sequence ATGGCCCAACTTTCGTACAATACTCCAGGCTTACTATTTCCCGCAATTTCCCTTTTGATGTTAGCGTTTACAAATCGATTCTTCGGACTTGCCTCCCTCGCAAGACAACTTTTAGACAAATACAGGGAAACCCGAGAGGAATTGTTGGTGGCTCAGGTAAAAAATCTAAGATTTAGGATCTCATTAGTACGATATTCACAATCTTTCGGGATCTTGAGCTTGATCTCCTGTATACTTTCTATCGGATCGATCTCACTACAGAATGATCTGGCCTGGTCTTTTTTCGGAGCATCCTTGCTATTGATGATCCTGTCCCTCGTATATTCTTTACTAGAGATCCATTACTCGACAAAGGCCTTAAAAATAGAGATCGAAGATGCCTTGAAGGAAAATTTACGCAAATAA
- a CDS encoding TetR/AcrR family transcriptional regulator produces the protein MNAALRIFAVKDAGETSIAEVSAEAEIANGTFYNYFKTKEELLEASALALAESLVAEAVTLMPDITDGAERMALGGMLFLKRARNDADWAWALIRVAAVAPRMSELLRAQPLKDMQKAIKSGRFTIDSEESALGLYVGALHYGIRNILEGRVKNKSHDVEMIAFVLKAFGVSATTAKNISQRAFDRAWKE, from the coding sequence ATGAATGCTGCTTTAAGAATCTTCGCCGTTAAGGATGCCGGAGAGACTTCGATAGCGGAAGTTTCTGCAGAAGCTGAAATTGCAAACGGTACTTTTTATAATTATTTCAAAACGAAAGAAGAACTATTAGAGGCTTCCGCTCTTGCTTTAGCCGAGTCTTTGGTAGCCGAAGCAGTTACTCTTATGCCCGATATCACCGACGGAGCCGAAAGAATGGCTTTGGGCGGAATGCTCTTCTTGAAGAGAGCGAGAAACGATGCAGATTGGGCCTGGGCATTGATCCGTGTGGCCGCAGTCGCACCAAGGATGAGCGAGCTTCTGCGCGCTCAACCTTTGAAGGACATGCAAAAGGCAATAAAGTCCGGAAGATTCACCATCGATTCCGAAGAATCCGCATTGGGATTGTATGTTGGCGCCTTGCATTATGGGATCCGGAATATTTTGGAAGGAAGAGTAAAGAATAAGTCTCACGACGTAGAAATGATCGCTTTCGTCTTAAAGGCCTTCGGCGTCTCTGCAACTACTGCGAAAAATATTAGCCAAAGAGCCTTCGATAGAGCCTGGAAAGAATAA
- a CDS encoding amidohydrolase family protein, whose protein sequence is MSKEINIVDVHHHFIPSFYTEILEKQGIKIVAGAPLPSWAPKRSLDAMDINGIRTAITSISSPGVYFGNRDAAVALARRCNEYAKEIKELYPGRFGSFAILPMPLPKEATQEAIYALDTLKAEGIVLLASTRGKFLGDPDFEELMAELNKRNAVVFVHPDIHPSSETLGLKTPGFILEFLCDTTRAAVNLIYSGTLEKYPRIRWILAHAGGFLPYVAWRVSLGNLLPEISEKTPQGILTYLKRFYFDTALSPSPFAMAALKELVEPDHILFGSDFPFAPEPLLIHQREELSRLKQFSSSTLSGIDRGHALKLFPNLAAKGEISGTAPIFDKVSLRSSIKFQVIKRFVSLASKARNR, encoded by the coding sequence ATGAGTAAGGAAATCAATATAGTCGATGTGCATCACCACTTCATCCCTTCGTTCTATACCGAAATTTTGGAGAAGCAGGGAATTAAGATCGTTGCGGGGGCTCCCCTTCCTTCTTGGGCCCCAAAGAGGTCATTGGATGCTATGGATATCAATGGGATCAGGACTGCAATCACCTCTATTTCCTCGCCTGGAGTCTATTTTGGGAATCGAGATGCCGCAGTAGCATTGGCCCGCCGCTGCAACGAATATGCAAAAGAAATAAAGGAGTTATATCCCGGAAGATTCGGATCCTTTGCGATCCTTCCCATGCCCTTACCGAAGGAAGCTACCCAAGAGGCGATCTATGCATTGGATACTCTGAAAGCGGAAGGGATCGTTCTTCTTGCAAGCACCAGAGGAAAATTCTTAGGAGATCCTGACTTTGAAGAGCTTATGGCAGAGTTGAATAAAAGAAATGCGGTTGTATTCGTGCATCCCGATATTCACCCAAGCAGCGAAACATTGGGACTAAAAACACCCGGTTTCATCTTGGAATTTCTATGTGATACTACGAGAGCCGCAGTCAATCTGATCTACTCAGGAACACTCGAAAAATATCCGAGGATCAGATGGATCCTGGCGCATGCGGGAGGATTCTTACCTTATGTGGCCTGGAGAGTGTCCTTAGGAAATCTTCTTCCGGAGATCTCAGAAAAGACACCGCAAGGAATACTCACCTATCTAAAAAGGTTTTATTTCGATACTGCCTTGTCCCCTTCTCCCTTTGCAATGGCCGCACTGAAGGAATTGGTCGAACCGGATCATATTCTATTCGGTAGCGATTTCCCATTCGCGCCGGAACCGCTATTGATTCATCAAAGAGAAGAACTAAGCAGATTAAAACAATTTTCTTCTTCTACTCTTTCGGGAATTGATAGAGGACATGCCTTGAAGCTCTTTCCGAACTTAGCAGCCAAAGGAGAAATTTCCGGAACCGCTCCTATTTTCGACAAAGTGAGCTTACGCTCTTCGATCAAATTCCAAGTCATCAAACGATTCGTAAGCTTGGCTTCTAAGGCTCGGAACCGATGA